A genome region from Gigantopelta aegis isolate Gae_Host chromosome 3, Gae_host_genome, whole genome shotgun sequence includes the following:
- the LOC121368712 gene encoding uncharacterized protein F54H12.2-like: MALLNDKDFEEGLPSSLNIFTLPPYQTSVFQHYYVNVHPLSQISDSSPVEFQVSNSGSDYIDLKRTRLHLKVKVTHSDGTALATDEHVAPVNLFMQALWAQAAVYLQGQLVSSTNNHYPYKAFIQTLLNYGAEAKQSQLQSQLFYKDDGEVEADIESTDPISGTNSGVANRGALIEKSKMITMEGALCEDIFNISRYLVNGVDMLLKLYRTSPSFSLMSGKSGQEYKIELLDVYLKVCKLKINSALILAHNSLFEKNNALYPYIRSEVKMISIPSTQLSHTWDNVSKHVANRYVVGFVDSASVNGSYTGNPFNFTASNIKTVAMYVDGISVPGRPVEADDVGAYVNLFDGTDMWMNNTGNGISRNDFLLGSALFVFSLEPTFMEGEYLNLVKSGNVRVEIEFKKALTKTINCIVLMQRNSIIEIDQTRNVFLK; the protein is encoded by the coding sequence ATGGCACTGTTGAATGACAAAGATTTTGAAGAAGGACTACCATCTTCgttaaacatttttactttaccTCCCTATCAGACCAGTGTGTTTCAACACTATTATGTCAACGTGCATCCTCTGAGTCAAATCAGCGATTCATCACCAGTGGAATTTCAAGTGTCTAATAGTGGAAGTGATTATATCGACCTGAAACGAACACGCTTGCATCTGAAGGTGAAAGTCACGCATTCAGATGGAACAGCTCTGGCAACAGATGAACACGTGGCACCAGTAAATTTATTCATGCAAGCTCTGTGGGCACAAGCTGCCGTGTATCTACAGGGACAACTTGTGTCGTCCACCAACAATCACTATCCATACAAAGCATTTATTCAAACCTTACTTAATTATGGGGCAGAGGCTAAACAATCTCAACTTCAGTCACAACTGTTTTACAAGGATGATGGGGAGGTTGAGGCAGATATCGAATCTACAGATCCCATTAGTGGAACGAATTCTGGAGTAGCTAATCGAGGTGCCCTCATCGAAAAAAGTAAAATGATTACCATGGAAGGAGCCCTGTGcgaagatatttttaacatttctaGATATTTGGTTAATGGTGTTGATATGCTTTTGAAATTATATAGAACCTCTCCATCCTTCAGTCTGATGAGTGGGAAGAGTGGACAAGAATACAAAATTGAACTTTTGGATGTCTACCTAAAAGTGTGTAAACTGAAAATCAACAGTGCATTGATTCTAGCACATAACTCATTGTTTGAAAAGAACAATGCCCTCTATCCCTACATCAGAAGCGAGGTGAAGATGATCAGCATACCTTCCACACAGCTGAGTCACACGTGGGACAACGTGTCCAAACACGTGGCCAATCGCTATGTAGTGGGCTTCGTAGATAGTGCGTCAGTCAATGGCTCTTACACTGGTAATCCATTCAACTTTACAGCTTCCAATATCAAAACGGTGGCGATGTACGTGGATGGAATCAGTGTGCCAGGCCGTCCCGTGGAAGCAGATGACGTTGGAGCTTACGTTAATCTGTTTGATGGAACTGATATGTGGATGAACAATACAGGGAATGGTATATCTAGAAATGATTTTTTGCTTGGGTCTGCACTTTTCGTATTTTCACTCGAGCCCACTTTTATGGAGGGAGAGTATTTGAACCTCGTTAAAAGTGGAAACGTGCGAGTGGAGATTGAATTCAAAAAAGCTCTCACCAAGACAATCAACTGTATAGTTCTTATGCAGAGGAATTCTATCATTGAAATTGATCAAACTCGTAACGTCTTTCTCAAATGA